A region of the Pricia mediterranea genome:
CAGCCTCTGCCCTGTCCGCCTTTCTTGAGGCAATGGCCCTTACCGTCGCATACCTACTTTTGAAAAGTGCAGATATCATCTGCTCTACTGCAATGGTGGCGGTGCCCAAGACTCCCCATTTTATTTTCTCGTCCATGGCCGACTCTTATCGATAAAATCCAAGTATTAATTTTCCTTTTTGCGTTTATTAAAGCCCACAAAAACAAGGGCCAATGCAATCAGTCCGGCTGTCGCGACGGCCCCTACGATAATAGGGTCCAAAGTGCACTCTAACCAAGCGTAACCCGATGGCAAATCTCTTAAAAATGTCCCCCAAATTATAATCAGGATGCTGAAGACTACCGAAATGATGCCTTGTAAAAGTTTTATCTTGACATTAAAGATAGCCAGCAGGAACAAGCCCAGGATCCCCCCTCCGAAAATGCCTGAAATTTGCCACCAAATATCGAGCGCGCTTTCGGCATCGATCAATAAGAGGGCGAATCCGATTCCTAGAAACCCCCAAAGAACTGTCGTGAGGCGCAAGAACCCGATATTGTTTCTTTCGGAGGCTTTTGGCTTGAAATATCTTTTATAGAAGTCCAGAAACAACACGGTGGCCGAGGAGTTGAGGGCAGAATCGACCGTACTCATCGAGGCGGCCAAAATGGCTGCAATGATCAATCCTTTCAAGCCTACGGGCAGTTCAGTGGCAATAAAAAAGGGAAAGACCTCATCCCCCTTTACAATGGATGGGTCTAAGACGTTACCCCCACCGGAATAAAATGCAAATAAGGCGGTACCGATATAGAGGAAAATTACCGTTAAGGGCAAGTAGATCAGCATGGCCACCCATACGGAACGTTTGGCTTTTTTCTCGGTAGCAACGGCGCTGTATTTTTGGGTATAGTTTTGATCCGCCATCAAGTTTCTGATGTTCTCGGTCACGCCATAAATAATCATGACCCAAATCGTTCGGCCTTCCAAGGAAAATGAAGTGTCGCCCAAGCTGAACTTGTTTGCATCTAAAGCGTTCTGAACGAGAAAATCGGGTTTTTCAAATATCTCGGTCGTTAACAGATAGGCACTGAACAACAGGCCCCCGATCATTACGATGGACTGTAGAACATCTGTCCATATCACGGCTTCCATACCTCCCATTAAAGTATACGCAAT
Encoded here:
- a CDS encoding sodium:solute symporter family transporter, with protein sequence MNYQLGTLDTAILVLYGLVMVAMGIYFLRKTKTSDDFMVAGRGIPAWAAGIAVMSAYTSSISYIAVPGKAFDENWHPLIFALTALPVTWFVAEYVIPHYRKHNIISVYKYLEDKIGDWGRIYAALSFVLFMIGRTAVILYLSSLLLTSFVDVDIRTLILIIGMATIAYTLMGGMEAVIWTDVLQSIVMIGGLLFSAYLLTTEIFEKPDFLVQNALDANKFSLGDTSFSLEGRTIWVMIIYGVTENIRNLMADQNYTQKYSAVATEKKAKRSVWVAMLIYLPLTVIFLYIGTALFAFYSGGGNVLDPSIVKGDEVFPFFIATELPVGLKGLIIAAILAASMSTVDSALNSSATVLFLDFYKRYFKPKASERNNIGFLRLTTVLWGFLGIGFALLLIDAESALDIWWQISGIFGGGILGLFLLAIFNVKIKLLQGIISVVFSILIIIWGTFLRDLPSGYAWLECTLDPIIVGAVATAGLIALALVFVGFNKRKKEN